In Haliscomenobacter hydrossis DSM 1100, the DNA window CTGCCCATCCCGGGATCCATTACCAGAACCGAGGATTTTTCTACCTTATACAGCACGACATAATGGTGCAATTGTTTGTTCACAATCACATGGGCAATCGCAGGCAAGGGGATTTTGGATAGGGCTGCCATTTGGGCTTTTACCCCTTTGGCCGAGAAGCCCAACTGTTCTACCGCCGCAATCATGCCCAATAGATTGGTCCCTTTTTGATCCGTACCCGCTTTTTGGCGTATACGGGCGATGGGCAATTTCAACTTGTAATGCGCACAAATAGAAGCAATACAAGCCGCTCCACAATCGGTGATGTCATGCTGTTTGATTTTTACACCCATAGCTTTAAGAGGTTTTAGATGTTTCTTGGGTCGAGCCAGTCTTCGGCCTTATCGTACAAAAGGGCAAAAAGCGAGCGTTTTTGCAAAAAGAATTGAGCGCGAATGATCATTCCTTTTTTTAGTTTACCCACGTAGCCATTTTTTAGTTTCAACTCTTTTTGGTGCAATTTTACCTGGGTCACAAAAACGGGAGTTTCATTGATGATTTTCACCTCGTTGGGCACCTGGTGTACCGTCCCACTAATGGCACCCCATTCGTGATAGTTATAGGCATCAACCTGTAAACTTACGGGCATACCACGCCGGATGTAGCCAATTTGAGCCGTAGGAATATGGATTTCTGCCAATAGTGAATCGTGGGTTGAGATAAATGCAAGTTGTTGCCCGGGCATGACGTAACTACCCGGTTTCAGGCCCGTAGTTTGCACCAATATCCCGTCGCATGGAGCATAAATGGCGTAGTCTTTGCTTTGTCGTTCCAGCAGGGCTAATTTGCTTTTGAGATCCAGCAGTTGCTGATGAACTTGTTGGGACTCTAGCTCCCAACTTTTGCGTTGTTGCTCCTCCAGCAAGCGCAATTCACTGGCCGACAAATCTGCATCCAGTTGCGCTTTTTC includes these proteins:
- a CDS encoding HlyD family secretion protein; this translates as MSQLIFPFELAYPSVETLSAKTNRQSQVIYLFVLGLFFLSIGVLPVIKIKVGGQAPGVIRDVQDNTLITALIQGQVIAHNLVEDRPVAKGQKLISLNTGILDAEREKLLLQIEEAENAWHDLAILLLKSEQKPALRTSVYQQAFSQYSREFSNLDIKKQYLFTVLERVHKLYKEHVVAKVDFEKAQLDADLSASELRLLEEQQRKSWELESQQVHQQLLDLKSKLALLERQSKDYAIYAPCDGILVQTTGLKPGSYVMPGQQLAFISTHDSLLAEIHIPTAQIGYIRRGMPVSLQVDAYNYHEWGAISGTVHQVPNEVKIINETPVFVTQVKLHQKELKLKNGYVGKLKKGMIIRAQFFLQKRSLFALLYDKAEDWLDPRNI